In a single window of the Leisingera daeponensis DSM 23529 genome:
- a CDS encoding HIT family protein: MPAYDPDNIFAKLLRGEIPSTRVYEDDETLAFMDIMPRADGHLLVIPKTPCRNLLDASPEQMAAVMQTVQKLSHAVIKGLDADGVTVQQFNEAAGGQEVFHLHMHVLPRKEGDRLRPPGQMGDMDQIQALAEKIRAALGRD; encoded by the coding sequence ATGCCCGCATATGATCCCGACAACATCTTTGCCAAGCTCCTGCGAGGCGAAATCCCTTCAACTCGCGTCTATGAAGATGACGAGACGCTGGCCTTCATGGATATCATGCCGCGGGCGGACGGGCATCTGCTGGTGATTCCGAAAACCCCCTGCCGCAACCTGCTGGATGCCAGCCCGGAGCAGATGGCAGCGGTGATGCAGACGGTGCAGAAGCTGTCCCATGCGGTGATCAAGGGGCTGGACGCAGATGGCGTCACCGTGCAGCAGTTCAACGAGGCGGCCGGCGGGCAGGAGGTCTTTCACCTGCATATGCATGTGCTGCCGCGCAAGGAGGGCGACCGGCTGCGCCCGCCCGGGCAGATGGGCGACATGGACCAAATTCAGGCCCTGGCGGAAAAGATCCGCGCGGCCCTTGGCCGGGACTGA
- a CDS encoding alpha/beta hydrolase — MTLLYRAQALSQEQVAAAIYETMIRPEQFDRFFTGPTAAGEAAAGSQMPQRPRGAPVLRAHFARAAEIQEQQWEQAGRPHPGSYCGMGSRFWLLAGTGTGTGGRLLNASQRAAGQIEGRGSLAAAMGLTRAAAGRWHTFLKQVRQGAFSWQDVLVLRTRRPGERFLCRPVRLDAAGGAAAVMAELLEWEWNGEAAGQVAAAFGLQKADLRPLKAVLSGPGGRVAGGLQQAAARAGAPGTAELIRLTAFLMAEHTRDLKIARGELLPPAEEFEDTSGLRCQYFRLGSETGQPVVFVHGLLDGIAPLQRLQPQLRMLGFRVYAPMRAGYGGSAPLPRGQDPADAFVRQLEGLMHRENLQRPVLLSHRGGVLYGCRAANRLHRRIAGLVAVAPNCSITSTRQFSGLRGYAWLVAVCAARAGWLLPLLMKGWSAALRWYGPKALLRFQTARGSRERALLQKMALLPLLQQSQALFLQQGGAGFLTDVQMMRRGVPKLPLPRGTRAVFLHGGEDHVAPLRDVRDALSGLGGAQLCVSQDAGALVFYTFPELVLTALQDCAAAALDSS, encoded by the coding sequence GTGACGCTCTTGTACCGCGCGCAGGCCTTGTCCCAGGAGCAGGTCGCCGCCGCAATTTACGAGACCATGATCCGGCCGGAGCAGTTCGACCGGTTTTTCACCGGGCCGACGGCGGCAGGCGAGGCCGCCGCGGGCAGCCAGATGCCGCAGCGCCCGCGGGGGGCGCCGGTGCTGCGGGCGCATTTTGCCCGCGCCGCGGAGATCCAGGAACAGCAATGGGAGCAGGCCGGGCGGCCGCACCCCGGCAGCTATTGCGGTATGGGGAGCCGGTTCTGGCTGCTAGCCGGGACCGGGACCGGAACCGGCGGCAGGCTGCTTAATGCATCGCAGCGGGCGGCGGGGCAAATCGAGGGCCGCGGCAGTCTCGCCGCAGCTATGGGGCTTACCCGGGCGGCTGCCGGCCGCTGGCATACCTTTCTGAAGCAGGTGCGCCAGGGGGCATTCTCGTGGCAGGACGTTCTGGTGTTGCGAACCCGCCGTCCCGGTGAGCGGTTTCTGTGCCGCCCGGTCCGGCTGGACGCCGCAGGCGGCGCGGCGGCCGTGATGGCAGAGCTTCTGGAGTGGGAATGGAACGGCGAAGCCGCGGGCCAGGTCGCGGCGGCCTTTGGCCTGCAAAAAGCTGACCTCAGGCCGCTGAAAGCGGTGCTGAGCGGCCCCGGCGGCAGGGTGGCGGGGGGGCTGCAGCAGGCCGCCGCACGGGCCGGGGCGCCGGGCACGGCAGAGCTGATCCGGCTGACCGCCTTCCTGATGGCCGAACACACCCGGGATCTGAAGATTGCGCGCGGAGAGCTGCTGCCGCCTGCGGAGGAGTTCGAGGACACGAGCGGGCTGCGCTGCCAGTATTTCCGGCTGGGGTCGGAAACCGGCCAGCCCGTGGTCTTCGTGCACGGGCTGCTGGACGGCATCGCGCCGCTGCAGCGGCTGCAGCCGCAACTGCGGATGCTTGGGTTCCGGGTCTATGCGCCGATGCGGGCCGGCTACGGCGGCTCGGCGCCGCTGCCGCGCGGGCAGGATCCGGCGGACGCCTTCGTGCGGCAGCTGGAGGGGCTGATGCACCGCGAAAACCTGCAGCGCCCGGTGCTGCTGAGCCATCGCGGCGGCGTGCTCTACGGCTGCCGCGCCGCCAACCGCCTGCACCGGCGGATCGCCGGGCTGGTGGCGGTGGCTCCGAATTGCTCCATCACCTCGACGCGGCAGTTTTCCGGGCTGCGGGGGTATGCCTGGCTTGTCGCCGTCTGCGCCGCGCGTGCCGGCTGGCTGCTGCCGCTGCTGATGAAGGGCTGGTCCGCGGCGCTGCGCTGGTACGGCCCCAAGGCGCTGTTGCGGTTCCAGACCGCCCGCGGCAGCCGCGAAAGAGCGCTGCTGCAAAAAATGGCTCTGCTGCCGCTGCTGCAGCAGAGCCAGGCGCTGTTCCTGCAACAGGGCGGGGCCGGGTTCCTGACGGATGTGCAGATGATGCGGCGGGGCGTCCCCAAGCTGCCGCTGCCGCGCGGGACGCGGGCGGTCTTCCTGCATGGCGGCGAGGATCACGTGGCGCCGCTGCGGGATGTGCGGGACGCGCTGAGCGGGCTTGGCGGCGCCCAGCTGTGTGTCAGCCAGGATGCGGGCGCACTGGTGTTCTACACTTTTCCGGAGCTGGTTCTGACAGCCTTGCAGGACTGCGCCGCAGCGGCACTGGACTCGTCTTAG
- the lipB gene encoding lipoyl(octanoyl) transferase LipB, whose protein sequence is MVEWITADGLVEYDQAVAFMEERAAAIAAGTAEECIWLVEHPPLYTAGTSAKREDLTDPDRFPVYESKRGGQYTYHGPGQRVVYVMLNVGQRGHDVRRFVEQLESWVIAALDEFNIKGHIRDGRVGVWVERPDKPRTVSGSMAEDKIAAIGIRLRKWVSFHGISINVEPELEHFTGIVPCGITEYGVTSLVDLGLPVTLADVDVALRRSFAQVFGD, encoded by the coding sequence ATGGTTGAGTGGATCACTGCAGACGGTCTTGTTGAGTATGATCAAGCGGTTGCCTTCATGGAAGAGCGCGCGGCAGCGATTGCTGCGGGCACGGCGGAAGAATGCATCTGGCTGGTCGAACATCCGCCGCTTTACACCGCCGGCACCTCGGCCAAGCGTGAAGATCTGACCGATCCGGACCGTTTTCCCGTCTATGAGAGCAAACGCGGCGGCCAGTACACCTATCACGGGCCGGGGCAGCGGGTGGTCTATGTGATGCTGAACGTCGGCCAGCGCGGCCACGACGTGCGCCGGTTCGTGGAGCAGCTGGAGAGCTGGGTCATCGCCGCGCTTGATGAGTTCAACATCAAGGGCCACATCCGCGACGGCCGGGTCGGCGTCTGGGTCGAGCGCCCGGACAAGCCGCGCACCGTCTCGGGCAGCATGGCAGAGGACAAGATCGCGGCCATCGGCATCCGCCTGCGCAAATGGGTGAGCTTTCACGGCATCTCGATCAACGTCGAGCCGGAGCTGGAGCATTTCACCGGCATCGTGCCCTGCGGGATCACAGAATACGGGGTCACCAGCCTGGTCGACCTGGGCCTGCCGGTCACCCTGGCCGATGTGGATGTCGCCCTCAGGCGCAGCTTTGCGCAGGTGTTCGGAGACTAA